A genome region from Gadus macrocephalus chromosome 15, ASM3116895v1 includes the following:
- the cdh31 gene encoding B-cadherin, with translation MGLVLWLGVGLLLVFVQAWASTPEKQKCVPGFKKDSNLFQVDRRHLHSGHVLGKVGFEDCMAHKRFKFGSSDRHFHVEQDGTLMVTRETTMRGRKRAFLISSLNSKGQKFSTIIRVQLHGNGHHHPGSHPMKIQAHQNPGKELQKSANVDPSNKTEVIQNLPVLHLLRFSRRRKRAWVIPPLNILENDRGPYPKLVAQIRSDKDQESRMEYKIMGDGINSLFTIDRNSGQLYVTQPLDREKRNNYTFHASADVAGMVNAAAEAAMLIIVNVLDANDNKPVFTQDPYVGEVAEASAKDFEVITIKADDLDDPNSDNSLVHYKILSQEPKLPNANLFDINPVSGVIRVKQQGLDREKYPKYTLEVEAADMKGEGLTVKGRVHLTVTDSNDNAPAFEMAQFKASVPENKVGAQVVRMSVTDGDELNSPAWNAKFQIVAGDKNGQFAVETGTGKHEGIITTVKGLDYEMTKTYTLLVTVENEIPFAIRLPTATATVVVSVEDVNEAPVFSPPIQVVKRKEDLAVASDIVTYTATDPDTERSQKVTYKIMKDPARWLSVNPDTGLIKVKNGMDRESQYVQDGKYTALIMAYDDDVSPATGTGTLEIELEDVNDNIPSINERIIKVCNKDSAPQLLSVTDADGPDFAAPYTVSLVGMSKNNWTATMNGTRTGIILTLIRDLPKGDYNVVLRVADNHGLEQDNIVMATVCDCTGNEVTCKGGIREGAIGLPVILGILGAVLLLLLLVLLLLIFIRRRGGEQKEPLLPNEDIRDNIYYYDEEGGGEDDQDYYDLSVLHRGLDNRPEVFRNDVMPCFMPKAEYRPRPANPEDIGKFIDDNLTAADNDPLAPPYDSLLVFDDEGKGSDAGSLSSLNSSSSGDQDYDCLGEWGPRFKKLADMYGGGEDDML, from the exons ATGGGCTTGGTTTTGTGGCTTGGAGTTGGACTTCTCCTCGTCTTCGTCCAG GCTTGGGCATCAACTCCTGAAAAGCAAAAATGTGTGCCTGGCTTCAAGAAGGATTCGAACCTTTTCCAAGTAGACAGAAGACATCTTCATAGCGGACATGTCCTTGGAAAAG TTGGTTTTGAGGACTGCATGGCCCATAAAAGATTCAAGTTCGGCAGCAGCGACCGCCATTTCCATGTCGAGCAGGACGGAACATTAATG GTGACGAGAGAAACAACCATGCGTGGAAGAAAAAGGGCCTTCCTCATCTCTTCCCTGAATTCTAAGGGGCAAAAATTTAGTACAATAATCAGGGTGCAACTCCATGGCAATGGCCATCATCACCCTGGAAGTCACCCCATGAAAATTCAGGCACATCAGAATCCAGGAAAGGAACTGCAAAAGAGTGCAAATGTGGACCCTTCCAATAAGACAGAG GTTATTCAAAACCTGCCAGTTTTGCACCTTCTTAGGTTTTCTAGGAGGCGGAAGAGAGCTTGGGTTATCCCTCCTCTTAACATTCTGGAGAATGATAGGGGGCCCTACCCCAAACTAGTGGCTCAG ATTCGTTCTGATAAAGATCAAGAGTCAAGAATGGAGTACAAGATAATGGGTGATGGAATAAACAGCCTCTTCACTATCGACAGAAACAGCGGCCAGCTTTATGTGACCCAGCCCCTAGACCGGGAGAAGAGAAACAATTACACA TTCCACGCTAGTGCCGACGTAGCGGGCATGGTGAATGCTGCGGCTGAGGCAGCCATGCTCATCATTGTAAATGTCCTCGACGCCAATGACAACAAACCAGTCTTCACCCAAGACCCCTATGTCGGAGAAGTTGCAGAGGCTTCAGCAAAAG ACTTTGAAGTGATTACAATCAAAGCCGACGATCTGGACGACCCAAATTCTGATAATTCTTTAGTCCACTATAAAATTCTGAGCCAGGAACCAAAGTTGCCCAATGCTAATTTGTTTGACATAAACCCTGTTAGTGGAGTCATCAGAGTCAAGCAGCAAGGGCTCGACAGAGAG AAATACCCAAAGTACACTCTGGAAGTAGAAGCTGCAGACATGAAAGGAGAAGGCCTGACTGTTAAAGGGCGTGTTCACCTCACAGTTACTGATAGTAACGACAACGCCCCGGCCTTTGAGATGGCTCAG TTTAAAGCCAGTGTACCAGAAAACAAAGTGGGAGCGCAGGTTGTGAGGATGTCTGTGACGGATGGGGACGAGCTTAATTCTCCGGCCTGGAATGCAAAGTTTCAAATTGTTGCTGGAGATAAGAATGGCCAATTCGCCGTGGAAACCGGAACTGGCAAGCATGAAGGAATCATTACAACTGTGAAG GGTCTGGACTATGAGATGACCAAGACCTACACGCTGCTTGTGACCGTTGAAAACGAAATTCCCTTTGCCATCCGCCTTCCGACAGCCACTGCCACGGTGGTGGTTTCTGTAGAAGATGTGAATGAGGCTCCTGTGTTTAGCCCACCCATTCAGGTTGTGAAGAGGAAGGAAGATCTTGCAGTTGCCAGTGATATTGTCACGTACACCGCAACCGACCCTGACACTGAACGCAGTCAGAAAGTCAC GTACAAGATTATGAAAGACCCAGCGCGGTGGCTCAGTGTGAACCCTGACACGGGTTTGATTAAAGTGAAGAATGGCATGGACAGGGAGAGCCAATACGTTCAAGACGGCAAATACACTGCCCTGATAATGGCATATGATGATG atgTTTCTCCAGCCACTGGTACAGGAACCCTGGAAATTGAACTAGAAGATGTTAACGACAACATCCCTTCAATCAATGAGCGCAtcattaag GTTTGCAATAAGGATTCTGCCCCTCAGCTGCTCTCTGTGACAGACGCCGATGGGCCAGACTTTGCTGCACCCTACACTGTATCACTAGTGGGCATGTCCAAGAATAACTGGACTGCTACGATGAATGGCACAA GAACAGGGATAATCCTGACATTAATCAGGGACCTTCCCAAGGGAGACTACAATGTAGTCCTGAGAGTGGCAGATAACCATGGTCTAGAGCAAGACAACATTGTCATGGCCACAGTTTGCGACTGTACAGGAAATGAGGTGACCTGCAAAGGTGGGATCCGTGAGGGAGCCATTGGTCTGCCGGTCATCCTAGGAATATTGGGAGCTGTTCTGCTGCTGCTAT TGCTGGTATTGCTGCTGCTAATATTCATTAGACGCAGAGGTGGAGAGCAAAAGGAGCCTTTACTACCAAATGAGGACATCAGGGACAACATTTACTACTATGATgaagaaggggggggagaggacgaCCAG gaTTATTATGATCTGAGTGTGCTCCATCGTGGTCTGGACAACCGCCCTGAGGTCTTCCGGAATGACGTCATGCCGTGCTTCATGCCTAAAGCCGAGTATCGACCTCGGCCTGCCAATCCTGAAGACATTGGAAAATTTATTGATGAT AACCTGACGGCAGCAGACAACGACCCGCTGGCGCCCCCCTATGACTCCCTCCTTGTATTCGATGACGAGGGTAAAGGTTCTGATGCTGGCTCCCTGTCGTCCCTCAACTCCTCAAGCAGTGGGGACCAGGACTACGACTGCCTCGGGGAATGGGGTCCTCGCTTTAAGAAGCTAGCAGACATgtacggaggaggagaggatgataTGCTGTAA